Proteins from a genomic interval of Toxoplasma gondii ME49 chromosome Ia, whole genome shotgun sequence:
- a CDS encoding hypothetical protein (encoded by transcript TGME49_295970) encodes MIVFEYLMLRTVIQNSGTNEAYTNGLNDLLPAETWRQNFLDFSVSLGPASYCLLALVPLLFLQRLCLSGLREIREKQEFTYLHHRYLDQNFFSTQQKIQAFI; translated from the exons ATGATTGTCTTCGAATACCTCATGCTCCGAACTGTTATACAGAACAGTGGGACAAACGAGGCGTATACGAATGGACTGAACGACCTCCTTCCCGCTGAGACGTGGAGACAGAATTTTCTCGACTTCAG CGTTTCTTTGGGCCCGGCGTCGTACTGTCTGCTTGccctcgttcctcttctctttctccagcgtctctgcctgtctGGTCTTCGAGAaatcagagagaagcaagagttCACGTACCTCCACCATAGATACCTAGACCAGAATTTCTTTTCCACGCAGCAAAAAATACAAGCTTTCATTTGA
- a CDS encoding hypothetical protein (encoded by transcript TGME49_295980~Predicted trans-membrane domain (TMHMM2.0):689-712:718-741), whose product MASVCFVTGSSFFRLLPLRRVLFSRFCALTFPCLLPLPLSRRDFSPVCFSPILCRFVIDGRDVFTQEHHVVTFFYTRLWRRETAVDRQDGAHMQLPSFSLSALLAAAAVTTQHEARVPLASEGAPPEGSQRTFSLSAVAASRFPSLAFSNLPRASSSAASLRPGSPSTSPLFLQSAGQTAPVPSFPASATASTLSADCSSAAGALKPGDLESGRGTRADAGKGAKRPTEGGAGGRWEEGTGHRGEQRRSEQSAARKGADEPTEEAKEAAENPWTRPDTLHRGESPVRERNNAQEAAEPPGRREPGGGDQEPRRETQKGEEGEEETRPGQEGKALPVWEDRNHRVEPMRQGGGDRTSASVKDWETPSHHEQRNRKQHEGGKKYAVLPGAADETQENLATGGQGTKDEDTGAEAADGRGETRDTSHGERLETRETRKDKTFEDGDRQSRTTGDEVAGGSTLPHTAGDTGKQPELKSHRFSRISSPPSHTSPSRSDSSSSALASSTTLLPPHSYLLSSSPTVSWPGVPSVEEADTQRPPGGKLRESAHNAELTAVEGSKEERMRLASSLSSLPKAGSRKNEASTAATSVLEGRARFDEKASGIHNATADTTSESQSLSFSAPSLPPSFASSSSTPETRARDEELAPPLNASSSSSHSQPVSKHRHEVQEQNVNILLASYNACKTFTCGDGRFTSFFSLSCFSGFLVSPCFVVGGTAYVTVSAYLCYLFCGGCAVFGLIFLFGMYRSPVEEEVEVDKNGSTLALALASFTPALTRPGSSLRHCCGGEKLVRKMSSASSPAAPRNERNLEEKKQERTRATNESDQMRKHSSGASRHPPSSALPSFPRQGDEALTIGPELHAVLRSQTSNDWRRPDSLSVERQHLPPFLRSSWSRLFSFFSFSRERTPLRGCLPSFSSSRSQNAVHSQYVHLPAHRSAVLYLSPACGGQRGGRDLTGGANRGYEREDRLLVLRVHNVVEAERREAGKQEARKKGETDEHSDRRGFAGSRGHSGWPPWAF is encoded by the exons ATGGcctctgtgtgtttcgtgACCGGATCTTCGTTCTTCCGTTTGTTGCCACTGCGCCGTGtactcttctctcgcttctgcgccttGACGTTCCCTTGCCttttgcctctgcctctttcccGTCGCGACTTCTCCCcggtctgcttctctccgatCCTTTGCAGATTCGTGATCGACGGCCGAGACGTGTTCACACAGGAGCACCACGTCGTGACTTTTTTCTACACCAGGTTgtggcgaagagaaacagctgTCGACCGACAAGACGGAGCGCACATGCAGTTGCcatccttttctctgtctgctctgcTGGCGGCCGCTGCTGTCACAACACAACACGAAGCGCGCGTTCCGCTCGCGTCTGAAGGCGCGCCTCCCGAAGGATCTCAACGTACCTTTTCGCTTTCAGCCGTTGCCGCTTCACGCTTTCCGTCGCTGGCCTTCTCGAACTTGCCGAGGGCATCTTCGTCAgccgcttctctgcgtcccgggtcgccctcgacctcccctctcttcttgcagTCCGCCGGTCAGACGGCGCCTGTTCCTTCGTTCCCTGCGTCTGCTACAGCTTCCACGTTGTCTGCCGACTGTTCTTCGGCGGCTGGTGCGCTCAAGCCTGGCGACTTGGAGAGCGGCAGGGGAACACGCGCAGACGCGGGCAAGGGCGCAAAGAGGCCGACGGAGGGCGGGGCTGGCGGGCGCTGGGAAGAAGGAACCGGACACAGGGGGGAACAGCGGCGCAGCGAGCAGTCAGCAGCGCGAAAAGGAGCAGACGAACCAACcgaggaagcaaaagaagcagcggaaaATCCGTGGACGCGACCCGACACTTTGCACAGAGGGGAGTCGCCtgtgcgagagagaaacaacgcGCAAGAAGCAGCGGAGCCCCCCGGCAGAAGAGAGCCAGGGGGAGGAGACCAAGAAccaaggcgagagacgcaaaaaggagaagagggcgaggaagaaactcGACCAGGCCAAGAGGGAAAGGCTTTGCCCGTTTGGGAGGACCGAAACCACAGAGTGGAGCCGATGAGGCAGGGAGGCGGAGATAGAACGTCTGCGAGCGTCAAAGATTGGGAGACGCCGAGCCACCATGAGCAGAGAAATAGAAAGCAACACGAGGGCGGAAAGAAATACGCCGTGCTGCCTGGAGCAGCagacgagacgcaggagaacCTCGCAACGGGTGGACAAGGAacaaaagacgaagacacgGGGGCTGAGGCCGCAGacggacgaggagagacaagagacacgagccacggagagaggctggagaCCCGCGAGACGCGAAAAGACAAGACGTTCGAGGACGGAGATAGACAGTCCCGCACAACTGGAGACGAAGTTGCTGGTGGTTCTACCCTGCCACACACCGCAGGAGATACAGGCAAACAGCCCGAGCTGAAGTCACaccgtttttctcgcatttcATCTCCACCTTCGCATACATCGCCATCGCGTTCGGATTCGTCTTCGTCCGCTCTTGCGTCATCTACTACTCTTCTTCCGCCCCACTCGTATCTGTTATCTTCGTCTCCCACAGTTTCCTGGCCTGGTGTGCCTTCTGTGGAGGAGGCAGACACACAAAGGCCGCCAGGAGGAAAACTCAGGGAAAGCGCACATAACGCGGAACTGACTGCTGTCGAAGGctcgaaggaagaaaggatgagacttgcttcctctttgtcttctctgccaaAGGCAGGCtcgcgaaaaaacgaggcaTCTACTGCAGCAACGAGCGTTCTTGAAGGACGCGCTCGGTTCGATGAGAAAGCCTCCGGAATCCACAACGCAACTGCAGACACTACCTCAGAAAGCCAGTCGCTGTCTTTTAGCGCGCcgtctcttccgccttccttcgcttcaTCCTCTTCGACACCAGAAACCCGAGCAAGAGATGAGGAACTCGCCCCTCCGTTGaatgcttcttcttcgtcttcccacTCGCAGCCGGTTTCGAAGCATAGGCACGAAGTCCAGGAACAGAACGTGAATATTCTCCTCGCGTCGtacaacgcatgcaagacATTCACATGCGGCGACGGCAG ATTCACGTcattcttctccttgtcctgcttctccggctTCCTCGTTTCGCCCTGCTTCGTAGTCGGGGGGACAGCGTACGTGACTGTCAGCGCGTATCTTTGTTATCTCTTCTGCGGGGGCTGCGCTGTCTTCGGTTTGATTTTCCTCTTCGGGATGTATCGCTCTCcggtggaagaagaggtggaGGTGGACAAGAATGGCAGCACTCTTGCCTTGGCTTTGGCGTCGTTCACGCCCGCGTTGACAAGACCCGGTTCGTCGCTTCGGCATTGCTGCGGCGGCGAAAAGCTAGTAAGGAAAATGTCTTCTGCATCGTCCCCTGCAGCGCCAAGAAACGAGCGAAAtctcgaggagaagaagcaggaaaggaCACGCGCCACAAACGAGAGTGACCAAATGCGCAAGCACTCTTCAGGGGCATCCCGCCACCCACCGTCGTCGGCATTGCCCTCTTTTCCCCGTCAGGGAGATGAGGCGTTGACGATCGGACCAGAGCTTCACGCCGTGTTGAGGTCGCAGACATCAAATGACTGGAGACGACCCGACAGCCTCTCTGTCGAACGCCAACACTTGCCGCCCTTCCTCCGTTCATCGTGGAGTAGGTtattttcgtttttttccttctcacGAGAACGTACACCGCTACGCGGTTGTCTTCCGAGtttcagcagcagcaggagTCAAAACGCCGTGCACTCGCAATACGTCCATTTGCCTGCACACAGGTCTGCTGTTTTGTATCTATCGCCTGCCTGCGGGGGGCAACGTGGAGGACGCGATCTAACCGGAGGGGCAAACCGCGGTTACGAGCGAGAGGAtcgcctcctcgttcttcgaGTGCACAACGTGGTGGAGGCGGAGCGCAGAGAGGCGGGGAAGCAAGAGGCGCGCAAGAagggggagacagacgaacaCAGCGACCGCAGGGGGTTCGCTGGCTCGCGTGGACACTCAGGTTGGCCACCGTGGGCCTTTTGA
- a CDS encoding hypothetical protein (encoded by transcript TGME49_295960) has protein sequence MIRENDRSPAASTQLHWKQQDRGNYHRFFSRRQAQVQELESQALILEQELHSLLSSSSGPETEPPPDFESATVQSHPPTMGKRKAKQKHLFQDTGAYPGESGSRGAPRTWPRSLWLTHVGEFPLVKAAGLAPARGPETLTRQLAQRQRDRRSEQVTASSSTTVKRAPQASGEQVPARREPVRSSTLHRSPAPSETKGTSGGIEAPPSKKARLLPYLSAQSAASLPSPPTLVSPLGPQSSTSTEGRGPPQDPTLSQGSASPQEVSRLTAPPPLAHPATSAAMRELTRYLSLPLKKRPIREAPSALHTSPTNPPGSEEGIVTIGPPVASGTEPSIHHRLPPTTAPSDPASASATAPSEHLRIHPRPSDP, from the exons ATGATTCGTGAAAATGATAGATCACCAGCCGCTTCCACGCAGCTGCATTGGAAACAACAGGACAGAGGCAACTATCATCGCTTCTTCTCACGGCGTCAAGCACAGGTACAAGAACTCGAATCTCAAGCGCTTATCCTGGAACAGGAACTCCACAgcctgctctcctcttcgtcagGCCCTGAGACAGAACCGCCGCCTGATTTCGAATCAGCGA CGGTGCAATCTCACCCACCTACGATGGGTAAAAGGAAAGCAAAACAGAAACATCTGTTCCAGGACACTGGCGCGTACCCAGGCGAAAGCGGCTCAAGAGGCGCACCTAGGACGTGGCCTAGGTCTCTTTGGCTAACACATGTGGGGGAGTTCCCGCTGGTCAAGGCTGCTGGCCTTGCGCCCGCCCGAGGTCCTGAGACTCTCACCAGACAACTGGctcagcgacagagagaccgcCGATCAGAACAAGTgactgcgtcttcttcaacAACAGTCAAACGCGCGCCACAGGCTTCAGGCGAACAGGTACCAGCACGTCGAGAACCAGTTCGCTCCAGCACTCTCCACCGCAGCCCAGCCCCCTCCGAAACGAAAGGTACCTCTGGCGGGATCGAGGCACCCCCCTCCAAAAAAGCACGGCTCCTTCCGTATTTATCAGCTCAATCCGCTGCATCCCTGCCATCGCCCCCGactcttgtctctccgctTGGGCCCCAGTCGTCGACGTCAACGGAGGGCCGAGGGCCGCCTCAAGACCCGACGCTGTCTCAGGGCTCGGCCTCCCCTCAGGAGGTTTCTCGATTGACCGCCCCTCCTCCCCTGGCACACCCCGCAACGTCTGCTGCTATGCGTGAGCTGACTCGATATCTGTCGCTGCCGCTCAAGAAGCGGCCCATCCGTGAAGCTCCATCTGCGCTGCACACGTCGCCCACCAACCCTCCAGGGAGCGAGGAAGGTATCGTCACTATCGGACCTCCTGTGGCATCTGGCACTGAGCCTTCAATCCACCATCGATTACCACCGACCACGGCGCCGTCGGACCCGGCGTCGGCGTCAGCCACTGCCCCTAGTGAACATCTCCGGATACACCCTCGCCCTTCAGATCCCTAG